In a genomic window of Stakelama saccharophila:
- a CDS encoding SapC family protein: MSQHTILTPDAHRDLRVHSGHGETYGDGVMCCVTVPDEFRRVQNEYPILFRLNPDRDSFAALAMFGFENGENLFLDDGCWDARYRPLAMTIQPFLIGRPSPESRERHVHVDMASPRIGADGDLAVFDADGKPTSYLERVSEQLGQLDRGYQGSDAFFAALRRHDLIEPLAVEIPLVDGSVNRLVGFHAINEDRLRELDSAALAELHGEGHLMPVFMALASLSNLDALIRRKNRRISDG; this comes from the coding sequence ATGTCCCAGCATACCATCCTGACCCCCGACGCCCATCGCGACCTGCGCGTCCATAGCGGACATGGCGAGACCTATGGCGACGGGGTGATGTGCTGCGTCACGGTGCCGGACGAGTTTCGGCGTGTGCAGAACGAATATCCCATCCTGTTCCGGCTGAACCCGGATCGCGACAGCTTCGCCGCGCTCGCCATGTTCGGATTCGAGAATGGCGAGAATCTGTTCCTTGATGACGGGTGCTGGGATGCGCGCTATCGGCCGCTCGCGATGACCATCCAGCCATTCCTGATCGGCCGGCCGTCCCCGGAATCGCGCGAACGCCATGTGCATGTCGATATGGCCAGCCCGCGTATCGGCGCGGACGGCGACCTTGCGGTGTTCGACGCGGACGGCAAACCGACCTCGTATCTGGAGCGGGTGAGCGAGCAACTCGGCCAGCTCGATCGCGGCTATCAGGGCTCGGACGCGTTCTTCGCGGCACTTCGCCGGCATGACCTGATCGAGCCGCTGGCGGTGGAAATTCCGCTGGTCGACGGTTCGGTCAACCGGCTGGTCGGGTTTCACGCCATCAACGAGGACCGGCTGCGCGAACTCGACTCCGCGGCGCTCGCCGAACTGCATGGCGAGGGGCATCTGATGCCGGTCTTCATGGCGCTGGCCTCGCTTTCGAACCTTGATGCGCTGATCCGGCGCAAGAACCGGCGGATCAGCGATGGCTGA
- a CDS encoding cupin-like domain-containing protein — MAEADPGIFRSIPAVRERQIADVAQLDAVLREAGEPFVVRGLVSDWPLVAAGKQSPRAARRYLLDHARAMKFTVSAGAPGTDGRMFYDAAMGMNFRTLQAPLPEIFARIDAQEGRADAHPIYLASIDMHRFFSGLAEENRVDLGERKSLDGIWIGTPTRIAAHNDFPDNLACVAVGRRRFTLFPPDQFRNLYLGPIDNTPAGRAISMVDFHNPDFERFPKFREALDHALVAEMEPGDALHIPSMWWHHVEGLSSFNVLVNYWWRDTPRWLGQPQNALNLALMAIRDLPQAEKEHWRDLFDHYVFRNRPEDVEHIPEDARSVLAPLTPESAERIRGFLLRQLNQ, encoded by the coding sequence ATGGCTGAGGCGGATCCCGGCATCTTTCGCTCCATTCCGGCCGTTCGCGAGCGGCAGATCGCCGATGTCGCGCAACTCGACGCCGTACTGCGCGAGGCCGGCGAACCCTTCGTCGTGCGTGGCCTGGTGTCGGACTGGCCGCTGGTTGCCGCCGGCAAGCAGTCGCCCCGCGCCGCGCGGCGATATCTGCTCGACCACGCGCGCGCCATGAAGTTTACCGTCTCCGCCGGAGCCCCCGGCACCGACGGCAGGATGTTCTACGACGCCGCGATGGGGATGAATTTCCGCACGCTCCAGGCACCATTGCCCGAAATCTTTGCCCGGATCGATGCACAGGAAGGCAGGGCGGACGCCCACCCCATCTATCTCGCCTCGATCGACATGCACCGTTTCTTTTCCGGCCTGGCCGAGGAGAACCGCGTCGATCTGGGCGAGCGCAAGAGCCTCGACGGCATCTGGATCGGCACGCCGACACGGATCGCGGCGCATAACGACTTTCCCGACAATCTCGCCTGCGTCGCGGTGGGGCGGCGGCGCTTCACGCTGTTCCCGCCGGATCAGTTCCGCAACCTCTATCTCGGTCCCATCGACAACACGCCCGCCGGCCGCGCGATCAGCATGGTCGATTTCCACAATCCCGATTTCGAGCGTTTCCCGAAATTCCGCGAGGCGCTGGACCATGCGCTGGTGGCGGAAATGGAACCCGGCGACGCGCTGCATATCCCGTCCATGTGGTGGCACCATGTCGAGGGGCTGTCGTCGTTCAACGTGCTGGTGAATTACTGGTGGCGCGACACGCCGCGCTGGCTGGGCCAGCCGCAGAACGCGCTCAACCTCGCCCTCATGGCGATCCGCGACCTGCCCCAGGCGGAAAAGGAGCATTGGCGCGACCTGTTCGACCATTATGTCTTCCGCAACCGGCCCGAGGATGTCGAGCATATCCCCGAGGACGCGCGCAGCGTGCTTGCGCCCCTCACCCCCGAAAGCGCGGAACGCATCCGCGGTTTCCTGCTCCGGCAGTTGAATCAGTGA